ACAGGCGAAAGGCACCCAATCCGGTACAGACTTCAGGTCGGGGATCATACCGTGGGCCACCATGGCGGCTGCGATAATACCCATTACCTTCTGCGCGTCGTTACCACCGTGGCCAAGGCTGAAGGCAGCGGATGACACCAGCTGCAGGCGTTTAAACCAGTTTTCTGCCCGGTACGGGTTGGCTTTGCGGCAGATGTTAACGATGATCACCGTAATGATAAAGGCCATGATCATACCAATGAGCGGTGCCAGCACGATGAAATACACCGTAGGCAGTACTTTGGTATAGTTGATTACGTCGAAGTTGCCGTGGGCGTTGGCGATCGCTGCGCCAATAAAACCGCCGATGAGCGTGTGCGAGGAGCTGGAAGGGATGCCATACCACCAGGTAAGCAGGTTCCAGGTAATAGCGGCCACCAGGCCACAGAAGATCACTTTTAGGGTGATAAACTCTTCAAATACAGATTTGGCAATGGTGTTACCTACCTTAAATTCGCCGTATACATACTTGGAAATAAAGAATGCCGCAAAGTTGAAGAGGGCCGCCCAAAGCACCGCCTGAAAAGGCGTAAGTACCTTGGTCGATACGATCGTAGCGATCGAGTTGGCAGCATCGTGAAAACCGTTAATGTAATCAAAGATGAATGCCAGGATTATAATAATAACCAGAAAAGTCATGATACAGGTGAATTGCGCCGTAGATGTGCAAAAGCTTTATCAGGCGTACTTGATAATAATAGTTTCGATCACATTGGCAGAATCCTCACACTTATCAGTGGCAATCTCAAGCGCCTGGTAAATTTCGCGCATCTTGATCAATTCAGCAGCGTTCGTCTCGAACTCGAACAGGTCGCCGATTGCACGGTCGTAAATATCATCGGCGTGGTTTTCCAGGCTGTTGATCTTTACACAGGCATCGGTGATCAAACGCATATTATTCATGGTACGCAGCTCGGGAATTGCGCGGTGCAATTCTTTACAACCCTCCAGGATGAGGTGCGCCAGTTTGCGTACACTGTCAGTAATTTCCTTGATTTTGTAAAGGTCCATCCTTTTGGCAGAACCGTGGATGTAGTCGGCCACATCGTCCAGCGTAGAAGCCAGGTAGTGGATATCTTCACGGTCGAACGGGGTAATGAAGTTCTGCCCCAGTTCTACGAATATGCGGTGTGTATAGTCGTCGTTTTTGTGCTCAAGGCGCTCAATCAGGTGAGTTTTGTCTTTACGAAATGCAGGATCATTGCTCTCTACCAGGTTCACCAGTTCCTGGGCCATATCTACCAGGTTTGCCGACACATCTTCGAACAGTGAATAAAACACCCTGTCTTTCGGCATAAAGAGTTTAACGATAGAATTGAAGCCTCCCATATAAGTTGAGTTAAATTATAAATTTGCCGCAAAAATAGCCTTCAAAGGGTATAGGAGCCAAGAAATTGTAGGAATTAATAATTCCTTAATACTGGATTAATATAAAAGTAATATAGCGATTTTTCCTTTGCAGAAGAAAATATAGACCGCGAAATTGTAGCGAAATGAGGTCTGACGCGGGTTTAGGGTGTTGAAACGGCTCCCTCCAATCCGAAAAAGCCGGCATCACTCAGCCAATTACCACTTTTTTATTTTTTAAAAGAACCGGGTTTTGCGGTCCATGCCCGGCCAATTATCCGACGCGCATGCCCGATAAACGCCCATTAGATATAGTCGTGATCTCAGATGTACACCTGGGCATCTACGGCTGCCACGCCAAAGAACTGGTAAGCTATCTCGACAGCATCGATCCTAAAATTTTAATACTCAACGGCGATATTATTGATATATGGCAGTTCAGTAAACGCTATTTTCCCAAGTCGCACACCAAAGTTATTCGCAAGATCCTGAAAATGATTGGCAAGGGGACGGAGGTGTATTATCTGACGGGCAACCACGACGAGGCACTGCGTAAGTACGCGGGCTTTGGACTCAGCAACTTCACCATCGATAACAAACTTATCCTGGAAGTAGACGGCAAACGGCATTGGTTCTTCCATGGCGACGTGTACGACATCACCATGAAAAACTCCAAGTGGCTTGCCAAGTTAGGTGGTAAAGGCTACGATATCCTCATCATCCTTAACCGGTTAGTGAACAACATGCTCGAAAAAATGGGCCGGGAAAAAATGTCGTTCTCTAAGAAAGTAAAAGAAGGTGTAAAGAAGGCTGTTACCTTCATTTCTGACTTTGAGCAAACCGTAGCCGAGATAGCCGCCGAGAAACACTTTGACGTGGTGTGCTGCGGGCATATCCATCAACCCGTAATAAAAGAAATGACCTTCGAGGGTAAACAGATTACCTATCTGAACTCCGGCGACTGGGTGGAAAGTCTTACGGCACTGGAATACACCAAAGGCGATTGGCGTTTGTATGTACACCCTGTGAGCCGTGCCTCCCAACTGGTGGCGGCAGAGGAAGAAGAGGAGAGTGGCGCGATCGAGTGGCCCGACGGCAAAGTGATCAGTTTTCCATCGATATAAATTAATTTAGATATTATATTTATTTCGATATATTTGTCGAGACAATCTAGTTAGTTGTTTACAATTAAGTAACCTGATATTAATATTCAGGTAACCCTGTGTTACTAAGTTTGCCTGTACCTGTTTAAGAAATTTAGATGAAGATCCTGAAGTTACATCCTTTAATGACCATATCCCTGTTGCAGATGCAGTTCCAGCGTCTGTTGAATTGTAATGTTACCGTGTACATCAAACATTCCCTGGCCAACGCTTTTGACACCTTGAAAGAAGCCGGCCTGGACGATGACCAGATGATAGAACACCCGATAGACGAAACCCTGAGCCTGCGGGAATTTGAAGAAGAGTTGGAAGACAAGTACAACTTTTGCCTGGAAATTTGCCGGATGGACCAGAAGCCGTTTATGAACAAAAGCCTCAGATTATTTCAACTGGGAGAGTCTAAAGTTAACACCAACGTATCGCCCGATTTATTGGCCCAACAGATGAACAACATGTACCCTGGCCGCAGCGCATCGCTGTAATCCCTTTACCATGGCTATTTTTATTGGATTGTAATTGTTACATAACGCGCGTTGGTGTGTTAATAATTTAGTAATGATTACTTAACAACTTAACATTCTGGTAACATTGCCGTAACAATGGGGTAATGCTGTGCTGGTAGTTTTGCGTCGAAATAAACAAACTAAAGTGAGACGCATAACTATCGTATTACAATTCATTATCGTTTTTGTGTTGGGCGCTATTACGCAAGCGTCTGCGCAGAGCAATGGCAAAGTATCCGGTAAGGTGACCGACCGTAAATCAGGTGAGTCGCTGATCGGTGTGACCGTGATCGTACAGGGTACTTCTACCGGTGCTGTTACCGACGTAGAAGGCCGTTATAATATTTCTGTAAAGCCAGGCACTTACACCCTGCAGGTGAAGTTCATGGGATATGCAACGAAGGAGATTTCCGAAGTAGTGGTGAAGGCTGGTGGTGTAACTAACCTGGACCTTACAATGGACGAGCCGAAGTCGGAAAAGCTGAATGAGGTGGTGATCAGGGGATCGGCGAGGACGGAAACGCTTAATTCGCTGCTGACATTTCAGAAGAATACCAATACAGTAGCGCAGGTTGTTTCTGCGGAAACCATTCGTAAGTCACCTGACCGTAATACCAGCGACGTGTTGAAGCGTGTGCCCGGTGCATCTATGATCGATGGTAAATACATCGTAGTACGCGGATTGTCTGACCGTTACAACCAGACAATGATGAACGGCGCCCTGATGTCTTCTACAGAGCCCGACAGAAAAACGTTTTCTTTTGACCTGTTCCCATCCAGCATCATCGATAACATCATTATCAATAAGGCAGCTACGCCTGAGATGCCTGCAGAATTTGCAGGAGGTCTCGTTCAGATCAATACTAAAGACGTTCCGGACCAAAACTTTTTCAATATTTCCGTAGGCTCCGGCTTCAATACAAATGTACTGGGTAAAGACTTCTACTCTTACAAAGGTGGTAAGTTCGACTTCTTTGGTGTTGATGATGGTGATCGCAAATTACCTGGAATTATTCCGAGCGCGGATGAACTTAGAAGAAGCAGCCCTGCCCAAAGAGCTGAAATGGCGCAGGCGCTCAATGATAAATGGTCAGTGAGCGATGAGAGTGGAAATTGAACCTGAACTTACAGGCGACCGGCGGTTTCGTTGCAAAGAAAGACGCTTCTAAAGGTTGGGCCGGAGTGTTCTCCTTCACCTATAACAAACAAAACAGGGCAGGTTCCATTATCAGGAACAACTATCTGCCAAGTGACCTGACACCAACTTTTAATTATAGAGATCAGTTTTACAGGCAGAACGTGTTGATCGGTGGTCTAGCTAACTTTACCTACCGGAACCGGGATACAAAGATCAGC
This genomic interval from Chitinophaga horti contains the following:
- a CDS encoding carboxypeptidase-like regulatory domain-containing protein, with product MRRITIVLQFIIVFVLGAITQASAQSNGKVSGKVTDRKSGESLIGVTVIVQGTSTGAVTDVEGRYNISVKPGTYTLQVKFMGYATKEISEVVVKAGGVTNLDLTMDEPKSEKLNEVVIRGSARTETLNSLLTFQKNTNTVAQVVSAETIRKSPDRNTSDVLKRVPGASMIDGKYIVVRGLSDRYNQTMMNGALMSSTEPDRKTFSFDLFPSSIIDNIIINKAATPEMPAEFAGGLVQINTKDVPDQNFFNISVGSGFNTNVLGKDFYSYKGGKFDFFGVDDGDRKLPGIIPSADELRRSSPAQRAEMAQALNDKWSVSDESGN
- a CDS encoding UDP-2,3-diacylglucosamine diphosphatase; amino-acid sequence: MPDKRPLDIVVISDVHLGIYGCHAKELVSYLDSIDPKILILNGDIIDIWQFSKRYFPKSHTKVIRKILKMIGKGTEVYYLTGNHDEALRKYAGFGLSNFTIDNKLILEVDGKRHWFFHGDVYDITMKNSKWLAKLGGKGYDILIILNRLVNNMLEKMGREKMSFSKKVKEGVKKAVTFISDFEQTVAEIAAEKHFDVVCCGHIHQPVIKEMTFEGKQITYLNSGDWVESLTALEYTKGDWRLYVHPVSRASQLVAAEEEEESGAIEWPDGKVISFPSI
- a CDS encoding inorganic phosphate transporter, with protein sequence MTFLVIIIILAFIFDYINGFHDAANSIATIVSTKVLTPFQAVLWAALFNFAAFFISKYVYGEFKVGNTIAKSVFEEFITLKVIFCGLVAAITWNLLTWWYGIPSSSSHTLIGGFIGAAIANAHGNFDVINYTKVLPTVYFIVLAPLIGMIMAFIITVIIVNICRKANPYRAENWFKRLQLVSSAAFSLGHGGNDAQKVMGIIAAAMVAHGMIPDLKSVPDWVPFACFTAIGLGTLSGGWKIVKTMGSRITKVTPLEGVSAETAGAVTLYLTESLGIPVSTTHTITGSIIGVGATKRLSAVRWGVTVNLLWAWIMTIPISALLAAGTYFIVSLFI
- a CDS encoding DUF47 domain-containing protein; protein product: MGGFNSIVKLFMPKDRVFYSLFEDVSANLVDMAQELVNLVESNDPAFRKDKTHLIERLEHKNDDYTHRIFVELGQNFITPFDREDIHYLASTLDDVADYIHGSAKRMDLYKIKEITDSVRKLAHLILEGCKELHRAIPELRTMNNMRLITDACVKINSLENHADDIYDRAIGDLFEFETNAAELIKMREIYQALEIATDKCEDSANVIETIIIKYA